GACCGAAATCGTCGCCGTTCACGAATGTGCGAAAATATCCTCGGCCTCCCAGCCGTCGAGATCGAGCTTGGCGCGGGCCGGGAGGAATTCGAAACAGGCCTTGGCCAGGTCGGTCCGCCCCTCGCGCGCCAGCATGGCATCGAGCTTGTCGCGCAGCGCGTGCAGATGCAGCACGTCGGAGGCCGCGTAGGCGAGCTGCGCCTCGCTCAGCGTCGCTGCGCCCCAGTCGCTCGACTGCTGCTGCTTCGACAGATCGACGTTCAGCACCTCCCGCACCAGGTCCTTCAGGCCATGGCGATCGGTGTAGGTGCGGGTGAGCCGCGAGGCGATCTTGGTGCAGTAGACCGGCTTCGGCATCACACCGAAGGTGTTGTAGAGCACCGCGACGTCGAACCGCGCGAAATGGAAGATCTTGGTGATGGCGGGATTGGCGAGCAGCGCCTTCAGGTTCGGCGAATCGGTGTGCCCCTTCGGAATCTGGATCACGTCGGCGGTGCCGTCGCCATTCGACATCTGCACCACGCAGAGCCGGTCGCGATGCGGATGCAGCCCCATGGTCTCGGTATCGATTGCCACCGAATCGGTGTAGCGGGACAGGTCGGGCAGATCGCCGCGATGCAGGCGGATGGTCATGAAAACTGGCCTCAAGTTCCAAATGTCGATTCGGCGCGACACTACCCTCCAAAGAGCAGGGATGCGAGCGGATAGGCTGCTTCCGGCCACCCTGCGCCGCGCCTCCGACAGGGTCTCGCCTGAGCCCAAATAGGGCAGCAACTGCCGCGAATCGAGCATTTTTGCACCCCGGCTCGCAATTGGACATAGGTTTGCCCCTCGCCCGCCCGGTGAAATTGTCCCGGCCCCACCCTATCTGTTGCCAGCCCTTCGCCCGCTTGTGCCCCCAACGAAAAGAATGACATGACCGATCAGACTCTGGCAGCGCCGATCGATGACCCGCAGCAGCAGGAGCGCGGCTTTTCGCGCTACCAGTCACTCCTCATTGCGCTGCTCGCGTTCACGCAGTTCACCATCATCCTCGATTTCATCATCATGTCGCCGCTCGGCGCCATCCTGATGCCGTCGCTCAACATCAGCGCCGGACAATTCGGCGTGGCGGTTTCGGCTTACGCGTTCAGTGCCGGAATGTCCGGCATCCTCGCTGCCGGTTTTGCCGATCGCTTCGACCGCAAGCGCCTGCTCTTGTTCTTCTATGTCGGCTTCGCGCTCGGCACCGCGCTCTGCGCGCTGGCACAGGATTTCCACGTGCTGCTGCTCGGCCGGATCGTCACCGGATTGTTCGGCGGCGTGATCGGTTCCGTCGTGCTCGCCATCATCACCGACCTGTTCCCGCTGCAGCAGCGCGGCCGCGTGATGGGGTTCGTGCAAACCGCGTTCGCCGCGAGCCAGGTGCTCGGCATTCCCGCCGGGCTGTTTCTCGCCAACCACTGGAACTGGCACGTCGCCTTCGCCGCGATCGTCGGTCTGTCGATCGTGGCGATCGCCGCCATCGCGCTCGCGATGCAGCCGGTCGATGCACATCTGCGGTTCAAGCAGGACACCAATCCGTTCAAGCACCTGATCGCGACCGTCGGCGAGCCGCGCTATACGCTCGCCTTCGCGGTGACGACGCTGCTGGCGACCGGCGGCTTCATGCTGATGCCGTTCGGCAGCGCCTATACCGTGCACAATCTCGGCATCGACATCGTTCACCTTCCGACGATCTATCTCGTCTCCGGCCTGTTCAGCATCATCATGGGGCCGCTGGTCGGCCGTG
The DNA window shown above is from Bradyrhizobium sp. ISRA464 and carries:
- a CDS encoding ribonuclease D encodes the protein MTIRLHRGDLPDLSRYTDSVAIDTETMGLHPHRDRLCVVQMSNGDGTADVIQIPKGHTDSPNLKALLANPAITKIFHFARFDVAVLYNTFGVMPKPVYCTKIASRLTRTYTDRHGLKDLVREVLNVDLSKQQQSSDWGAATLSEAQLAYAASDVLHLHALRDKLDAMLAREGRTDLAKACFEFLPARAKLDLDGWEAEDIFAHS
- a CDS encoding MFS transporter, encoding MTDQTLAAPIDDPQQQERGFSRYQSLLIALLAFTQFTIILDFIIMSPLGAILMPSLNISAGQFGVAVSAYAFSAGMSGILAAGFADRFDRKRLLLFFYVGFALGTALCALAQDFHVLLLGRIVTGLFGGVIGSVVLAIITDLFPLQQRGRVMGFVQTAFAASQVLGIPAGLFLANHWNWHVAFAAIVGLSIVAIAAIALAMQPVDAHLRFKQDTNPFKHLIATVGEPRYTLAFAVTTLLATGGFMLMPFGSAYTVHNLGIDIVHLPTIYLVSGLFSIIMGPLVGRASDTFGKYPTFVFGSAVSVVMVLIYTHLGQVSLITAIVVNVLMFVGIFSRMIPSQALMSAIPDASQRGSFSAVSASVQQLSGGLGSVLAAAIIAENPDGSLLHFDRLGYIVVATSIVSLVAMYFVQKAVAKRSGRRMV